GTTACATCACGCCTTGCTGAGCACTCCAAATCTCAGTCCTCTACGGCACTAATGGCTGCAATAAGTGACATAGTCAGGCATATGGCTAAAAGCATGCAATCATTGGCCAGTGATGCAGGTCCTGGAGACAACATGATCAAATGGAGTAATGGACACGGGAAAGCTGTAGATGAATGTCTTGTTCAGTTGTCTAGAAAGGTCATTTTcaaaatatatatattctttTAGGGCATTTCAAAATATATTTTAGGAGTGTGTTATTTTAACCTTTTCCTCCTCTAGTTCTATAGCCACAAGCTATTGATAACTTTTTCTACTATATTTGCGCTCTTCAGGTTGGTGATGCTGGGCCTATCCTTGATACATTAGCTGTTGTACTAGAGAACATTTCAAGTTCTACAATTGTTGCACGGTCTACAATCTCTGCAGCTTATCGCACTGCTCAAATAGTTGCATCATTGCCAAACTTGACGCACCAGAGCAAAGTAAATTGATTAACAATATTCCTTATTCCATCCTTTACTAACTGGATCCGATATTTAACATGATATACTACATGTTGTAGGCATTTCCAGAGGCATTGTTTCATCAACTACTTTTAGCAATGGTCTATCCAGATTGTGAGACACATTTAGGAGCACATAGAATTTTCTCTGTTGTTCTTGTTCCATCTTCTGTCTCTCCGTGCTCATTTTCAGTCACTTCTCATACAAGCAAGATTGATCTTCGAAGGACATTATCTAGAACAACATCAGTGTTTTCATCTTCTGCTGCTTTGTTTGGGAAATTAAAAAGAGACATGCTTTCATTTCGTGAAAGTCCCCTCCTGGATAACACGAAGCTAATGCCCATCAGCGAGAATGCAGATGAGATCAGTACAAATGGTACAAATGATGCAAAACTATTCAAGTCTCAGACTATTCAAAGGATGGCCAGTACAAAAGATATTTTGTCTCCCTCTTCCACAGATACAAGTATCTCCAATGTACCCACTCAGAAAAAGGTCTATGTCAGATATTCCCCCTTTTTTTTGCTAACAGGATCCTCTAGTAATTgtgccttttcctttgtcacAAGAATAAGATTTTTTTCATTTACACACAGGATGCTGTCACTCTCATGCTCAGTGTTCGTCAGGCAAATCTTCTTCTTTCCTCCTTATGGACTCAGGCATTGTCACCTGAAAATATTCCGCGAAACTACGAAGCAATTTCTCATACTTACAGCTTGATGCTATTGTTTTCTGGAGACAAGGTTAGATGATACGTTACTTTGCTTCAtatatgaataccatgatgttTATTTAACCTTCTCTTGTTTGTATGCGGCACATAACAATATCTGTATTATAGCGCAATGTAATACTCGGTATTGAAaatctattttattttttttacattcAACAACATATGTGAAGATCCCTAATCTAACATAGAATCTGCCAGCTTAAAGATAGATCAAATTAAGGCAAATACATCGCCCTGGATTTATTACACTGCCCACTACATCATAATTACTCTCTCATGGATCAAAGTTAACATTTTTTCTCATTTATAAGTATGATTTTCGGGCTTTAATACAGGGCTCATGTATTGAAGTTTTGGTGGGTAGCTTTCAGCTTGCTTTTTCATTAAGAAGTGTTTCATTACAAGCAGGTAATTCTCAACTATCTTATTTAGTGCTCATTATTTATAGAATTCTGAAAAACAACTCTTTAGTGTCTTAATCTACATAATTGTTCAGCTGCCTCCTACCATGGAGCCATGAAGGACATTTAGTTCTATGAAAATATTTAAAACTATTTTCAGTACACTCAATAGAAGCACATGTCACTCTATTGTGTAGCCTATAAGTTCCTGAAATCCATTAGAGCACTACAATCTACATAATGGCAGTGTGTGGCCGAAGCGGGTTCATGGATCATCCAGATAGCATTATTCTTAGCCAAGGAAGGAACCATCGATATAGTAGTAACTAACACTTTTATTTCACATAGTGTGCATTAAAGAAGATAGTAGTAACATAATTCATTATCTTGTCAGTGTTAGAGAACATATGTAATGGCAACAGAGATTGACTTGAACTCTAAAAGAGAAGTCATGTGTCCTGTTGAGGCGAACATAAATGAAGAAAATTGAGGTATCTAAGCGGGACATTGCTTTCCTTGATGCAGAACTTCAATACTGGTTTCAGTAACCCATCTTGATCTAGACTTTCAACATTGgggtagaatagctatggaGAATAAAGTGTGCATAGACTAATTTGTTTTGTTGAACCGAACAATCCAAACTTTCCTTTCCGATAAAAGCCTATTCAGATCAAGATACCATGAAGGCATTAGTTATGAAGGCTCCGTGGCCGCATAAAACTGTATTTTCATATGCTATTATTATCTGAAGTGTTTCATTGAGTTTCTCTTTACTATCCAACCACACAACATGTTATTCTCTCCCTAATATTATTAAGCTAACAATTTAGAGCCTGAGTCCTGCGGTGCACCCAATATTCTTAAACGTATAATTGTTGATTGCACTTACATTGTCAGGTGATTGCTTTCACACTTAATGGAAACACAATCTTGCTAGCATGTTAGCTTGGGCTTCAATGGCAGCTCAAATGAAGTACTCATATAAGTAGTTGCTCTTTTTGTAGTTTTCCAAGGAACTGTGACTCAAAATAAAAGTACTTACTAAATAGAACTTCACTTATATAGCTATTATTTAGTGATCTATGTTGTATTATATGCTCTATGGAAAGTCTTGGGCTTCTGCCAAATATTTTCTGCATGAATATTTCTTTAATTTCACTTCAACATTTGTATATGTAGATATTTTTATCCTGTTGACATTAAATGCAGGTTTCCTTCCACCATCACGCAGGCGCTCTCTTTTTACTTTGGCAACTTCAATGCTCGTGTTTTTCTCGAAAGCTTTTAACATTCCATCTCTCATTCCGGTTGTGAAGCATGTGTTGACAAAAACCACAGTAAGTGAAAATGTACTTCCTCACCATTACTTTCTGCGGTGAAGTCATGTGTATGAACTATCTATGATATTAAAAATTCCACAATAAATTTTTGTACTCTTTGGCCACACACATTTCCCAAAAATGATCTGCAAAACTCTCAAATCCCAAATAGACCGGGAACAAAACTTTAATTAATTTCACCATTCCTTTCTATGTGCCCTTGCAGGTTGATCCATTTCTTCATTTAGTTGAAGACTCTAGATTGCAGGCTCTTGATAGCGCAGCTGAACCTTGTTATGGTTCAAAACAAGATGATGATCTTGCTCTAAAATCACTCTCCAACATTGACATGAATGAAGAACAATCAAAAGAAACATCAGTGTCAAACATACTTAATAGTTTGGAAGAGCTATCAGAGGTaatgcatagaaagtttatgaTATATTTATGTCTTGTTATTGTTCATGTCATGAACCTTTGATCGGCTCATTTGACAATGTTTTGATGTTATTCTCTCTGCAGCCAGAATTATCTACTATTAGAAAACAACTGCTTGAGGAATTTTCAGCAGATGACATCTGTTCTCTTGGAGAAACACATTCAAAATCTCAAtcacaaaatggaaaactaCCTCAAAAATCTATGGAGGTGATCAATCTTGTTAGCGATAGATGAGGAATAGTTAAAGatctgtgtttttttttgtttcttataATAGTATGGGACATCTGCAGGTTATTCCATTGGGATTTGTTTTTGAAGATGATACACTTGTTGAACCATCTGACAGCTTAGCAGAACTTCAATCGCGAGATCAGCCAGATAGCAGCCTTCTTGATGTCAATCAGCTTCTCGACTCAGTATATATTTATCTCTTGGTTTCTCCACATTTTTTAAAATGCATATTAAAATAGAATATATTACACATGCATTTTGTTCAATAATTGTGTCATGCATAGTTCTAAATGTTAACTAGAAAAGAATTTCATACTCTCTTAAGCATAAATTATAAGTCTTTTAATATGAATTAATCAATTCTATGTAGGTTTCGGAGACAACTCGGCATGTCAGAAGGTTGTCAGCGTCAACAAACCATGATTTGCCTTTCAAGGATGTAGCCAACCAATGTGAAGCACTTTTGATCGGAAAGCAGCAAAAGCTCTCTGTCTGCATGAGTGTCAGCCAAAAAGAGGTTAGTAATAGCAAGCAGCTTAATCTGTCCATGGTTAAACAAACATCAATAGTTTTGACTTTTGACAAACATTACTCAGGAACAGTTGGACATTGTTTGAACCGAGTACATCTTGCAGTATCACGACGTGATGAAAGCATGTTTCTCTTTAGATATACTCCGTATATCACTTAATTTTGCTTTGCATACTTTTTTCTTGAACTTGGTGTTTCAATCGTTCTGATAGCTGAATGCAAAATGTGATCCAACTTAGGATGAACTGGACGGTTCTTAATACTTTTTTAGGCACAATAGAAGTTATTGTGGCACCatgtagcttttttttttctatccgCACCCTTATTGTTGTGCTCACAAGGTTTTTAATTCTCAGGATGGCGAAACCTCCATGGAGAAGCTCGAGTCATCTCCTGAGGATCCTCAGGCAGATAGGTTTCTGTGCACGGCTGATGGACAATGGGACTCGAATTTCTGTAAGCTGCCAGTGCTGAGTCCCTACGACCAGTTCCTTGCAACTTCTGGCCGCTAAGATGACTTTTAATTTGCTGGACTAAAAATGTGAACATGACTTGACACCTCGAAGAAAAGAAACCACTATTATCTGGTGGCTCTAGTTGAATTCGATGCATGCATGCGCTGCTAACATAGGCCATTTCCGTTGTTGATTGGAACGAGGGTTGACTCAGCTGAGTCATATGTGCGTGCAAGATGGCATGAGCAGTGGCCTTGTTTGTAAATGATTCTTGGTCTGCTAACAGAAACTAAAGGTGTACGCCAGCTCATGCCGCCACCAGTGCTCCCCACCGTGGGATGATAATGGGAAGCGTAAATTCGATCCGGCACCAAAAGTAGTTGGTTGACTTTATGTAATCTGTAATAGATTTACAATGTATAATGTAACATTCTGATTCTGTCATTGACAAGTCCCGTTTACAAATGTAACTACGCTAACCGGTGGATCCGAGTATCTTTGATGATGTGTATATACTACCTAGTAATATTCAAATTATGATGCCTATAAATTAAATTACGCACATGATCGAACATGGATGTGATACACGAGTGTttcactgttttggttgggtttgTTTAtacagtagtagtagtagtagacgTGACAACAGAAGATGCTGTACGTATGGCGTGATGTGTTTGTGATccacagctagctagctagcgccGGCGCGCCGCATCCTCCTCGCCCACGAGCCACCAAGCACAGTCCCCTTCCCTTGTATCTACAGACTGCACTTCGTGCGCACGGTGTACATCTACATCCAGTGGTGTTGTTCACCTGCCTCTGCAGGCCTGCAGCTCACCATTGTGTACATCCAGTGCTTTGTGTTGGGGATCGCCAGTTCAGGGAAGTCTCACTCGTGCGTTGGCGAATGGAGCACAGGTCAGAGTCCTacagagacaaaaaaaaaagaagcaaaaaGAAATGGCCTACAAACTTGTGGACGGAGTAGACCTCGGTTTGGGCCCAAAGTCCAAGCTGCTTGCGTCGTAGTACTGCTCTCGGCGCGAGACCAGCGACGAAACCCAGAGAAGGAGAAGAGAGGCACCGCTTGGCCTCGAAGCAACCTGCATCGCGGTTCGCCTCCTCGGTCGGCCACCTTCACCTTTGCGGCTGTCTCCGTGTCCGGCTGCTTTGCCTTGCCGCACCGCAAAGCACAAACCCACCGCTCCAGCAGACCAGCACCCAGAGGCCAGAGGCCAGAGGCCAGAGCAGAGCAGTTGAGGAGGCTTCGGCGCGGCTGCGCGGGTGCACGAGCGCAACCACTTCTTCCCGGAAAAGgcaaagggaggcgctcgcccCGTCCCCAGT
This window of the Panicum virgatum strain AP13 chromosome 1K, P.virgatum_v5, whole genome shotgun sequence genome carries:
- the LOC120643977 gene encoding protein SEMI-ROLLED LEAF 2-like is translated as MSMGVVSREVVPACEKLCFICPSLRTRSRHPVKRYKKLLAEIFPRIPDEAPNDRKIGKLCEYISKNPMRVPRITIYLEQKCYKEMRAERYGLVKVVMAIYRKVICSCQEQLPLFANSFLTIVETLLEQNRNDDLRKIACQTLFDFINNQVDSTYMFNLENQIPKLCHLAQEMGEKEKIRILHAAGLQALSSMIWFMGEHSHISAELDNVVSAVMENYESPYANSDNDDTPVEDKRVQWVNEVLKSEGHEPLASTILTRVPSWKDIRTIHGGLSLTIEESESPNFWSGICLHNLARISREATTVRRVLEAIFRYFDNNNLWSSSKGLALCVLLDMQIVMDKFGQNAHILLSMLVKHLEHKNVLKQPDMIVDIIEVTSRLAEHSKSQSSTALMAAISDIVRHMAKSMQSLASDAGPGDNMIKWSNGHGKAVDECLVQLSRKVGDAGPILDTLAVVLENISSSTIVARSTISAAYRTAQIVASLPNLTHQSKAFPEALFHQLLLAMVYPDCETHLGAHRIFSVVLVPSSVSPCSFSVTSHTSKIDLRRTLSRTTSVFSSSAALFGKLKRDMLSFRESPLLDNTKLMPISENADEISTNGTNDAKLFKSQTIQRMASTKDILSPSSTDTSISNVPTQKKDAVTLMLSVRQANLLLSSLWTQALSPENIPRNYEAISHTYSLMLLFSGDKGSCIEVLVGSFQLAFSLRSVSLQAGFLPPSRRRSLFTLATSMLVFFSKAFNIPSLIPVVKHVLTKTTVDPFLHLVEDSRLQALDSAAEPCYGSKQDDDLALKSLSNIDMNEEQSKETSVSNILNSLEELSEPELSTIRKQLLEEFSADDICSLGETHSKSQSQNGKLPQKSMEVIPLGFVFEDDTLVEPSDSLAELQSRDQPDSSLLDVNQLLDSVSETTRHVRRLSASTNHDLPFKDVANQCEALLIGKQQKLSVCMSVSQKEDGETSMEKLESSPEDPQADRFLCTADGQWDSNFCKLPVLSPYDQFLATSGR